The following coding sequences lie in one Spirosoma sp. KUDC1026 genomic window:
- a CDS encoding methyltransferase, whose product MFSTTQLDLAPITRHLRAMYGSRLLVAAVCHVGVFDTLANGPLSLDELRQQFDLAERPAMVLFPALCAMELLDYDESNRLRITDLGRYITQRSAINLVGYVGLEKDDAGVLEMVSRLQNDGPLDAADGITYVKEGNGPSPMDDPDLARTLTLGLAGRARHLSPIVAATMSQRDGHLLDVAGGTGYYTYEWLLANPDSTATILDRPAVLAVAAELLDEFCQSGRPGADSVKERVTFLPGDMLTDELPQTDILLAASLLHDWPTPTCQVLVNRFATAIRPGGELWVHDTFLNDTLDGPLAATDYSAALFWGTKGRLYSRAEHRAWFTQAGLTPTADNLPTQMDYSLIWARK is encoded by the coding sequence ATGTTTAGTACTACTCAACTTGACCTCGCTCCTATTACCCGCCACCTGCGGGCCATGTACGGCTCCCGACTCTTGGTAGCCGCCGTTTGTCATGTAGGTGTTTTTGATACGTTAGCCAATGGTCCTCTCTCGCTGGATGAGCTACGCCAGCAGTTCGACCTGGCCGAACGCCCGGCGATGGTTCTGTTTCCGGCACTCTGCGCTATGGAGCTACTTGATTACGACGAATCGAACCGGCTGCGAATTACAGACCTTGGGCGTTACATTACGCAGCGCAGCGCGATAAACCTTGTTGGCTACGTGGGTCTGGAAAAAGATGACGCGGGTGTTCTGGAGATGGTTAGCCGGCTTCAGAACGATGGCCCGCTGGACGCGGCCGATGGCATTACGTACGTGAAAGAAGGGAATGGCCCGTCGCCCATGGACGACCCGGACCTGGCTCGTACCCTCACGTTGGGTCTGGCGGGTCGCGCGCGCCATCTGTCGCCTATCGTGGCCGCCACTATGAGCCAGCGCGACGGGCATTTGCTGGACGTAGCCGGCGGTACGGGTTATTATACCTACGAGTGGCTGCTGGCCAATCCAGATTCGACCGCCACGATACTTGACCGCCCGGCGGTGCTGGCGGTTGCGGCCGAACTACTCGATGAATTCTGCCAGAGTGGCAGACCCGGTGCCGATAGCGTAAAAGAGCGCGTAACGTTCCTGCCCGGCGATATGCTGACGGATGAACTACCGCAGACCGACATCCTTCTGGCGGCCAGTCTCCTGCACGACTGGCCGACGCCAACCTGCCAGGTCTTAGTCAACCGGTTTGCTACCGCTATCCGGCCCGGCGGAGAACTGTGGGTGCACGATACGTTCCTGAACGATACGCTGGACGGTCCGCTGGCGGCAACGGATTACTCGGCCGCGCTTTTCTGGGGCACCAAAGGCCGCCTGTACAGCCGCGCCGAACACCGGGCCTGGTTCACCCAGGCCGGTCTGACACCAACGGCCGATAATCTCCCAACCCAGATGGATTACAGCCTGATCTGGGCGCGGAAGTAA
- a CDS encoding D-arabinono-1,4-lactone oxidase, whose translation MEKRTFIKLSSAMLATPFLSPLEGWLPDEKIQNWAGNLIYSTSRLDQAKSLDQAKAIIRKYPKLKVLGTRHCFNTIADSTQQFMGLPPNEQAIQLDTDAKTITVDGGLKYGQLAPYLDSKGFALHNLASLPHISVAGACATATHGSGIKQGNLSTAVSAMKIVTAKGETRTLSRKNDGDTFRGAVVHLGALGVVTRVTLDVQPTFQMRQYVYENLPTAQLKDNFETIMGSGYSVSLFTDWLKNRINEVWVKSKVDDSKSTPEADFYGATPAQKNLHPIVEISAENCTAQMGVPGPWYERMPHFKMGFTPSSGKELQSEYFVPRKNAVDAILAVERLREQINPHLLISEIRTIDQDDFWMSPCYKQPSVAIHFTWKQDWPAVKTLLPMIEKELSPYNARPHWGKLFTMAPSVLQSRYEKLDDFRKLVNEYDPTGKFQNEFLTHNLFS comes from the coding sequence ATGGAAAAACGAACGTTCATTAAATTATCCTCTGCTATGCTGGCAACGCCTTTTCTTTCTCCGCTGGAAGGCTGGCTTCCCGACGAAAAAATCCAGAACTGGGCCGGTAACCTGATTTATAGCACCAGCAGACTGGACCAGGCCAAATCACTCGATCAGGCGAAGGCCATTATCCGGAAATACCCGAAGCTGAAAGTACTGGGGACGCGCCACTGCTTCAACACCATTGCCGACAGCACGCAGCAATTTATGGGTTTACCACCCAATGAGCAGGCGATTCAACTAGATACCGACGCAAAGACCATAACGGTCGACGGTGGGCTGAAATACGGGCAGTTGGCGCCTTATCTGGACAGCAAGGGTTTTGCCCTGCACAACCTGGCATCGCTGCCGCACATTTCCGTAGCCGGTGCCTGCGCGACAGCCACGCACGGGTCGGGGATCAAGCAGGGAAACTTGTCTACGGCGGTTTCGGCGATGAAAATCGTGACGGCGAAGGGCGAGACCCGAACGCTATCGCGTAAGAACGACGGCGACACATTTCGGGGGGCCGTCGTGCATCTGGGTGCGCTCGGTGTCGTAACCCGCGTCACCCTCGACGTTCAGCCGACGTTTCAGATGCGGCAGTACGTGTACGAAAACCTGCCAACAGCGCAGCTGAAAGACAATTTCGAAACGATTATGGGCAGTGGCTACAGCGTTAGTCTGTTTACCGACTGGCTGAAAAACCGCATCAACGAGGTGTGGGTCAAGAGTAAAGTAGACGACAGCAAATCAACGCCGGAAGCCGATTTCTACGGCGCCACCCCTGCCCAGAAAAACCTCCACCCCATTGTCGAAATCTCCGCCGAAAACTGCACCGCACAGATGGGCGTACCGGGCCCCTGGTACGAGCGGATGCCGCATTTCAAAATGGGCTTTACGCCCAGCAGCGGTAAGGAGTTACAGTCGGAGTACTTCGTCCCCCGCAAAAACGCGGTCGATGCCATTCTGGCCGTCGAACGCCTGCGCGAACAGATCAATCCGCACCTGCTGATCTCGGAGATACGTACCATCGACCAGGATGATTTCTGGATGAGCCCCTGCTACAAACAACCCAGCGTTGCCATCCACTTTACCTGGAAACAGGACTGGCCAGCGGTGAAAACGCTTTTGCCGATGATTGAGAAGGAGCTATCGCCCTACAACGCCCGGCCGCACTGGGGGAAACTGTTTACGATGGCGCCGTCGGTACTGCAATCACGTTACGAAAAGCTGGACGATTTCCGGAAGCTCGTGAACGAGTACGACCCAACCGGCAAATTCCAGAACGAGTTTCTGACGCATAACCTCTTCAGTTGA
- a CDS encoding acyl-[acyl-carrier-protein] thioesterase, whose protein sequence is MAFIQMDEYTLRGYECDATGRMSMGALMNLMQESANRNAITYGIGISDLAEQGFGWMLMRFRVRMHHYPRYGQTIRVVTYPTFVEKYFIYRDFRVLAEDGTLLADAASTWLVFSIARRAMVPLPAFIRAMMVPPEVEALSRLPLKPDFQLNEWEAVSERLVEVGWTSIDQNQHVNNVAYVQWLLEAVDRKTLLTRELAEIDVVYRAETHWKDQLRIQWALETTDCIVHRIELEAQQPGEAAKEVLLARSRWRVS, encoded by the coding sequence ATGGCTTTTATTCAGATGGATGAATACACCCTGCGCGGTTATGAATGTGATGCAACCGGCCGGATGAGCATGGGGGCATTGATGAACCTGATGCAGGAGTCGGCGAACCGAAATGCTATTACCTATGGCATTGGTATTTCTGACCTGGCCGAACAGGGTTTTGGCTGGATGCTGATGCGATTCCGGGTACGGATGCACCACTACCCACGCTACGGGCAGACAATTCGCGTGGTTACGTATCCAACATTTGTTGAAAAATACTTCATTTACCGTGATTTTCGGGTGCTGGCCGAAGATGGTACGTTGCTGGCCGATGCCGCCAGTACATGGCTGGTGTTTTCGATTGCGCGACGGGCGATGGTGCCGCTGCCCGCTTTTATCCGGGCTATGATGGTACCGCCCGAGGTGGAAGCGTTGTCGAGGCTGCCGCTGAAACCGGACTTTCAGCTGAATGAGTGGGAAGCGGTCTCGGAGCGGCTCGTGGAAGTTGGCTGGACGAGTATTGACCAGAATCAGCACGTTAACAACGTAGCGTACGTGCAGTGGCTGCTGGAGGCCGTTGATCGAAAAACGCTGCTGACCCGCGAATTGGCGGAAATTGACGTAGTATACCGCGCCGAAACCCACTGGAAAGACCAGTTACGGATTCAATGGGCGCTGGAAACCACCGATTGTATTGTCCACCGGATCGAGCTGGAGGCCCAGCAGCCGGGCGAAGCGGCTAAAGAGGTTCTGCTGGCACGAAGCCGGTGGCGGGTGAGTTAA
- a CDS encoding DUF1338 domain-containing protein yields MIAFNNDTSKTTPLDTVLGGLMRRYSERVPDVQRIVDAMIDEKIIASPIEIENDHIAFRTMGVPNLGIASFEKIFSHYGYVKRDEYNFTGKKLTAYWYAPPEPHYPRIFVSELRVHELSDEAQEIIHRYTDTVTSDPVDVLDLNDGNAVDAFLHQPLWTTPTLTDYQALLAESEYAAWVIYNRYYLNHFTISVHNLKLGYNTIEEFVAFLEKHGLRLNSAGGVIKVSPDGDLRQASTVAQMIDAEFAGGDVFRIAGSYVEFAERRVLPQFRDLPANQIGRGQRREGFEAGNADKIFESTFTTQTNR; encoded by the coding sequence ATGATAGCTTTCAATAACGATACGTCCAAAACAACCCCGCTGGATACGGTGCTGGGTGGGCTGATGCGCCGATATAGCGAACGCGTGCCCGATGTGCAGCGTATCGTCGACGCCATGATTGACGAAAAAATTATTGCGTCTCCGATAGAGATCGAAAATGACCATATTGCCTTCCGGACGATGGGCGTTCCTAATCTGGGTATTGCGTCGTTCGAAAAGATATTCAGCCACTACGGTTACGTAAAACGCGACGAATACAACTTCACCGGCAAGAAACTAACGGCCTACTGGTATGCGCCACCGGAGCCGCACTACCCCCGCATTTTTGTTAGTGAACTCCGCGTGCATGAACTGTCCGACGAAGCTCAGGAAATCATTCACCGCTACACCGATACCGTAACCAGTGACCCGGTCGATGTGCTGGACCTGAACGACGGTAATGCAGTCGACGCGTTCCTGCACCAGCCCCTCTGGACGACGCCCACGCTGACCGATTACCAGGCGCTGCTGGCCGAAAGCGAGTATGCCGCCTGGGTTATCTACAACCGCTACTACCTGAATCACTTCACAATTAGCGTCCACAACCTGAAGCTAGGCTACAACACCATCGAGGAATTTGTGGCCTTTCTGGAAAAGCACGGGCTCCGGCTGAACTCGGCCGGGGGCGTTATTAAGGTCAGTCCGGATGGCGATCTGCGCCAGGCATCGACGGTAGCGCAGATGATCGACGCCGAGTTTGCGGGGGGGGATGTGTTCCGCATTGCGGGTTCCTACGTCGAGTTTGCCGAACGACGCGTATTACCCCAGTTCCGGGATTTACCGGCGAATCAGATCGGGCGTGGGCAACGGCGCGAAGGGTTTGAAGCGGGCAATGCCGACAAGATTTTCGAGAGCACGTTCACTACGCAGACCAATCGGTAG
- a CDS encoding sugar phosphate isomerase/epimerase family protein: MKTPVALFVCLLCLLINARAQRPAPVGLQLYSFRTQFEKDVPGTMAKVKAMGFREVEVAGTYGLSPADFRKLLDQNGIKAISTGASFEELENNVPGIIEQAKALGVKYVTCAWIPHPGDTFTIYNANDAVDVFNTAGRLLDDNDIKLCYHTHGYEFQPYENGTFFDYLVANLNPKYVNFEMDVYWVKSTGLDPVALLKKYPRRFTLMHLKDRKSGTPDTKTGRADVESNVPLGQGDVGIAAILKQARKTSVKHYFIEDESSRSMEQVPVSLEFLEQVK; this comes from the coding sequence ATGAAAACCCCAGTTGCCTTATTCGTCTGTCTGCTTTGCTTGCTTATCAACGCCCGGGCGCAGAGACCCGCCCCTGTGGGGTTACAACTCTATAGTTTCCGGACGCAGTTCGAGAAGGACGTTCCGGGTACTATGGCAAAAGTTAAGGCAATGGGCTTCCGCGAAGTGGAGGTGGCTGGTACATACGGTCTGAGCCCCGCTGATTTTCGGAAACTACTGGATCAGAATGGCATCAAAGCCATCAGCACCGGGGCCAGTTTTGAGGAACTGGAAAACAATGTACCGGGTATTATTGAGCAGGCCAAAGCGCTGGGTGTGAAATACGTTACCTGCGCCTGGATTCCGCACCCCGGCGATACATTCACGATCTACAACGCTAACGACGCGGTCGATGTATTCAACACCGCTGGCCGGCTCCTGGACGACAACGACATCAAACTCTGTTACCATACCCACGGTTATGAATTTCAGCCCTATGAGAACGGTACGTTCTTCGATTACCTAGTAGCGAACCTGAATCCCAAATACGTCAACTTTGAGATGGACGTATACTGGGTGAAATCGACTGGTTTAGACCCGGTGGCATTGCTGAAAAAATACCCCCGGCGCTTTACGCTGATGCACCTGAAAGATCGCAAATCCGGCACACCCGATACCAAAACTGGCCGCGCTGACGTGGAATCAAACGTACCACTGGGGCAGGGCGACGTAGGCATTGCTGCCATTCTGAAACAGGCCCGGAAAACGTCCGTAAAGCACTATTTTATCGAGGACGAATCGTCGCGGTCGATGGAGCAGGTGCCTGTTAGTCTGGAGTTTCTGGAGCAGGTGAAATGA
- a CDS encoding FAD:protein FMN transferase: MKKVLFFLLLVSGWSAQAQVLRKRTVKLMGSRWDITIVAQDSLSAEQHIDAVIAEVTRIENLISDWRSYTQISKVNQNAGIAPVPVDPEVFALTERALRFSKITNGAFDISFAAMNRIWKFDGSMTEMPSPDAIKNSVRNVGYQNIVLDREKSTIFLKKKGMKIGFGALGEGYAADRCRDMMLAKGIKAGIVNGSGDMSTWGKQPDGRDWSIGITNPLHRDTIFAIVPLRKPAVVTSGSYEKFVVFNGKRYAHIINPKTGYPATGISSVTVFGPSAETANGFSTSIMVLGETAGLKLIRQYPAYQYILITDTGQIVSSPGLGVEQRQL; the protein is encoded by the coding sequence ATGAAAAAAGTGCTTTTTTTCCTGTTGCTTGTATCAGGGTGGAGTGCTCAGGCGCAGGTATTGCGAAAACGAACAGTGAAGCTGATGGGGAGCCGGTGGGATATTACTATCGTCGCCCAGGATTCGCTGTCGGCCGAGCAGCACATTGATGCAGTCATTGCTGAAGTAACCCGTATTGAGAATCTAATTTCCGATTGGCGCTCGTACACGCAGATTTCCAAAGTTAATCAGAACGCCGGTATCGCACCAGTGCCGGTCGATCCCGAAGTATTTGCCCTGACCGAGCGGGCGCTACGTTTCTCGAAGATTACCAATGGCGCGTTCGATATCAGCTTTGCTGCCATGAACCGCATCTGGAAATTCGATGGCTCAATGACCGAGATGCCGAGCCCCGACGCGATTAAAAATTCAGTGAGGAATGTAGGGTATCAGAACATTGTGCTGGATCGTGAGAAGTCGACGATCTTTCTCAAAAAGAAGGGCATGAAAATTGGCTTTGGGGCGCTGGGAGAGGGCTATGCCGCCGACCGCTGCCGGGATATGATGCTGGCGAAAGGCATCAAAGCCGGGATTGTCAATGGCTCGGGCGATATGAGTACCTGGGGTAAACAACCCGACGGGCGTGACTGGTCTATTGGAATTACCAACCCACTGCACAGAGACACGATTTTTGCTATTGTACCTCTCCGAAAACCCGCCGTCGTTACGTCGGGGAGCTACGAAAAGTTTGTGGTGTTCAACGGTAAACGGTACGCCCACATCATCAATCCCAAAACCGGTTACCCGGCTACGGGTATCAGCAGCGTAACGGTGTTTGGCCCCAGTGCCGAAACGGCTAATGGCTTCAGTACGTCGATTATGGTGCTGGGTGAAACCGCTGGGCTTAAACTCATTCGGCAATATCCTGCCTATCAGTATATCCTCATCACTGACACCGGGCAAATCGTTTCCTCGCCGGGCTTAGGGGTAGAACAACGCCAGCTGTAG
- a CDS encoding FAD-dependent monooxygenase, with protein sequence MAARKVLISGASIAGPTLAYWLAKYGFDVTVVERAPSLRLGGQNIDVNGPARKVVRKMGIENAIREANTTEVGLQIIGQDGEVSGAFPKDGSVSGTRELEILRGDLVNILYNCSKESVDYRFGDFITALEQRPDDVQVTFESGKTETYQLVIAADGVRSRTRKLMFGDEPEFKSLGLYVSYMTIPRQENDNDWWRWYTAVDRRVLMLRPDNKGTIRASVAFLEDDKETYEKRTTQEQKDVLKTKLAGAGWEADRISKALDASDDLYLDKVGQIKAPRWSNGRVAMAGDAAYCPTPISGKGTTLAIVGSYILAGELARHERHEDAFAAYEKRLRPYVEQVQKLPPGTPRFVYPETKFGVSVLNTVAEIVASKPVQKVIGLFSSDDDEQEEEGIDLPDYR encoded by the coding sequence ATGGCAGCAAGAAAAGTACTTATATCCGGGGCCAGCATTGCCGGTCCGACACTGGCCTACTGGCTGGCTAAATACGGCTTCGACGTTACGGTCGTCGAACGGGCCCCATCGCTACGATTGGGTGGGCAAAACATCGATGTTAATGGCCCGGCCCGGAAGGTGGTTCGAAAAATGGGTATCGAAAACGCCATCCGGGAAGCTAATACGACCGAAGTTGGCCTGCAGATAATCGGGCAGGACGGCGAGGTATCCGGGGCGTTTCCCAAAGACGGCTCGGTCAGCGGTACCCGCGAACTGGAGATCCTGCGGGGCGATCTGGTTAATATCCTGTATAACTGCTCGAAAGAATCTGTCGACTACCGCTTCGGCGACTTCATAACAGCTCTGGAGCAGCGTCCCGACGACGTACAGGTGACCTTTGAAAGCGGTAAAACCGAGACGTATCAACTGGTGATTGCGGCTGACGGTGTGCGGTCGCGTACCCGAAAACTTATGTTTGGCGACGAACCCGAATTTAAGTCGCTGGGTCTGTACGTCTCCTACATGACCATTCCCCGGCAGGAGAACGACAACGACTGGTGGCGCTGGTATACAGCCGTCGACCGTCGGGTACTCATGCTTCGTCCCGACAACAAAGGCACCATCCGGGCGTCGGTGGCTTTCCTGGAAGACGATAAAGAAACTTACGAAAAACGCACGACTCAGGAGCAGAAGGACGTACTGAAAACCAAACTGGCCGGTGCAGGCTGGGAAGCCGATCGGATCAGTAAGGCTCTCGACGCATCGGACGATCTATACCTGGATAAGGTAGGACAGATCAAAGCGCCCCGCTGGTCGAATGGGCGGGTGGCGATGGCTGGGGACGCGGCCTACTGCCCCACGCCGATCAGCGGCAAAGGTACTACGCTGGCCATCGTGGGGTCGTATATTCTGGCGGGTGAACTCGCGCGGCATGAACGACACGAAGATGCGTTTGCCGCTTACGAAAAGCGGTTGCGCCCCTACGTCGAGCAGGTACAGAAACTACCACCAGGTACACCCAGATTCGTTTATCCCGAAACGAAATTTGGCGTATCCGTACTAAACACGGTAGCCGAAATTGTTGCCAGTAAACCGGTTCAGAAGGTGATCGGTCTGTTCAGTTCCGATGATGATGAGCAGGAAGAGGAGGGAATCGACTTACCCGACTACAGGTAA
- a CDS encoding helix-turn-helix domain-containing protein, producing MANTKPIRIQSITEGHRLTGLPKPQHPLISIIDCADLHRNSHAGTPAAICDFYTVTLKRGCEKLSYGQQKYDFDEGVMAFVAPNQVLRGPSDGPPITLEGWMLFIHPDFLWNTLLAQKIRQYEYFGYSTHEALFLSDKEETTINNIIDNIKQEYQANIDKFSQDVIIAQLELLFTYAQRFYERQFITRKITNSKVLDRLDALLSDYFTHEDLLNKGLPTVQYVADTLNISTKYLSSLLKQLTGQTTQQLIHEKLIERAKEKLSTTELSVSEIAYELGFEHPQSFSKLFKAKTNQSPLAFRASFN from the coding sequence ATGGCAAACACCAAACCCATCAGAATACAGTCTATCACGGAGGGGCATCGGCTGACAGGATTACCCAAACCTCAGCATCCACTCATCAGCATTATAGACTGTGCGGACCTGCACCGTAACAGCCACGCCGGCACCCCGGCCGCCATCTGTGATTTTTATACCGTAACGTTGAAAAGAGGCTGCGAAAAGCTGAGTTACGGTCAGCAAAAATATGATTTTGATGAGGGCGTAATGGCGTTCGTAGCGCCTAATCAGGTATTGCGGGGTCCGTCGGACGGCCCCCCGATTACGCTTGAGGGATGGATGCTGTTTATTCACCCCGATTTTTTGTGGAACACACTACTTGCCCAGAAGATCAGGCAGTACGAATACTTTGGCTATTCTACCCACGAAGCCCTGTTTCTATCCGACAAAGAAGAAACCACGATCAACAACATCATTGATAACATCAAGCAGGAGTACCAGGCCAACATCGACAAATTCAGTCAGGACGTAATTATTGCCCAATTGGAGCTATTGTTCACCTACGCCCAGCGTTTTTACGAACGGCAGTTCATTACCCGGAAAATCACCAACAGTAAAGTGCTGGACCGTTTAGACGCGCTGTTGTCAGATTATTTTACCCACGAGGATTTACTGAACAAAGGACTTCCGACGGTTCAGTACGTTGCCGATACGCTCAACATCTCAACCAAATATTTGAGTAGTCTGCTCAAGCAACTCACCGGGCAAACCACGCAGCAGCTCATTCACGAAAAACTCATCGAGAGAGCAAAGGAAAAACTCTCCACAACCGAGTTGTCCGTGAGCGAAATTGCGTACGAGCTAGGTTTTGAGCATCCACAGTCGTTCAGTAAACTTTTCAAGGCGAAGACCAACCAGAGTCCGCTGGCCTTCAGGGCTTCATTTAACTGA
- a CDS encoding SDR family oxidoreductase has protein sequence MKLENNTILITGGTSGFGLEFATRLIALGNTVIITGRNARKLEETKQKLPAVHTVQSDVSKTEDIVGLYNQVTRDFPGLNVLINNAGEMRKISLHEPHELDDITREIDINLVGPIRMVQQFLPHLKKQKSSVIMNVTSGIALGALPISPIYSASKSGLRSYTQALRVQLKNTDINVIELVAPGSSTPLNDKFMNEDGFSTSMLMAPEKIVDAAIKGMEQDTDEIYPGLAKAMRILSRVAPKFALAQAAKMGASTMYGTDHPNSNY, from the coding sequence ATGAAACTAGAGAATAACACCATCCTGATCACCGGCGGAACGAGTGGTTTCGGTCTTGAGTTTGCCACAAGACTCATTGCGCTAGGCAATACCGTGATTATTACGGGCAGAAACGCCCGGAAGCTGGAAGAAACCAAACAGAAACTGCCAGCTGTGCATACCGTCCAGAGCGACGTCAGCAAAACGGAAGACATCGTCGGGTTATACAACCAGGTTACCCGGGATTTTCCTGGTCTGAATGTCCTCATCAACAATGCCGGGGAGATGCGGAAAATCAGCCTGCACGAGCCCCATGAACTCGATGATATTACCCGCGAAATTGATATTAACCTGGTGGGTCCTATTCGCATGGTACAGCAGTTTCTGCCCCATCTGAAAAAGCAGAAATCGTCGGTGATTATGAACGTTACGTCTGGTATTGCGTTGGGAGCTTTGCCAATTTCGCCCATTTACAGCGCCAGCAAATCGGGGTTACGATCCTACACGCAGGCGTTGCGGGTGCAGCTGAAAAATACCGATATTAACGTGATCGAATTGGTAGCTCCCGGTTCTTCCACGCCACTGAATGACAAGTTCATGAACGAAGACGGTTTCAGCACGAGTATGTTGATGGCCCCGGAAAAGATTGTTGACGCGGCCATTAAAGGAATGGAACAGGATACGGACGAAATCTATCCGGGGCTTGCCAAAGCTATGCGTATCCTGAGTCGGGTTGCGCCCAAGTTTGCCCTTGCGCAGGCTGCGAAAATGGGAGCATCAACCATGTACGGAACAGATCATCCAAATAGCAACTACTAA
- a CDS encoding acyltransferase family protein gives MNNNNLGTKPHYQVLDGLRGVAAIIVVFFHLAEPLASSHLDNVVNHGYLAVDFFFLLSGFVIGYAYDDRWDKLTISGFLRRRFERLQPLVVLGMTLGAITFYFTDSTIWPLIHTIPVWKLIIVWLIGCTILPVPLSMDIRGWQEMHPLNSVGWSLFFEYIANVLYALGLRKLSNKALAIFVALAGAVLLHFAVTNPNGDITGGWTFNVEQMRIGLIRTIFPFFAGLLLSRVARPVYIKNSFLWCSLLVAAVLLMPRLGGAEHLWMNGLYEAFCIIIVFPLIVYIGASGVVRSQTEEKICRFLGDLSYPLYMTHYVLVYFYVAWVSNHKGITLGQALPYALLTFSGAIVLAYASLKWYDEPVRAWLRQKLK, from the coding sequence ATGAACAATAACAATCTCGGTACAAAGCCGCATTACCAGGTACTAGATGGGCTTCGGGGCGTAGCAGCCATCATCGTAGTCTTCTTTCACCTTGCCGAGCCGCTGGCCAGTAGCCACCTCGACAATGTTGTCAATCATGGGTACCTGGCGGTTGATTTTTTCTTTCTCCTGTCCGGCTTTGTCATTGGGTATGCCTATGACGACAGATGGGACAAACTAACCATCAGTGGCTTTCTCCGGCGCCGGTTCGAGCGGCTGCAACCACTCGTTGTGCTGGGCATGACGCTCGGCGCCATCACCTTTTACTTTACCGACTCAACTATCTGGCCGCTCATCCACACCATCCCCGTATGGAAGCTGATTATTGTCTGGCTGATAGGTTGTACGATTTTACCCGTCCCGCTGTCGATGGACATCCGCGGCTGGCAGGAAATGCATCCGCTCAATAGCGTTGGCTGGTCTTTATTTTTCGAGTATATCGCCAATGTGCTCTACGCGCTGGGTCTACGAAAACTATCGAATAAAGCCCTGGCTATTTTTGTCGCATTGGCTGGTGCCGTGCTTTTGCATTTTGCGGTTACAAATCCGAACGGAGACATTACCGGTGGCTGGACATTTAATGTCGAACAGATGCGTATTGGCCTGATCCGGACAATTTTCCCCTTCTTTGCCGGTCTTCTTTTATCACGGGTAGCACGGCCTGTCTACATCAAAAATTCGTTCCTGTGGTGCAGCCTGTTGGTAGCGGCTGTATTGCTGATGCCACGACTAGGTGGTGCCGAACATCTCTGGATGAATGGGCTGTACGAAGCATTTTGCATCATCATTGTCTTTCCGCTCATTGTCTATATCGGTGCCAGTGGTGTGGTGCGCAGTCAAACGGAAGAAAAAATCTGTCGATTCCTCGGTGATCTTTCCTACCCCCTGTACATGACGCACTACGTGCTTGTCTATTTCTACGTGGCCTGGGTCAGCAATCACAAGGGCATTACGTTAGGGCAGGCTCTACCCTATGCCTTGCTCACATTTTCAGGCGCTATCGTGCTGGCTTACGCCAGTTTAAAATGGTACGACGAACCGGTACGAGCCTGGTTGCGGCAAAAGCTGAAGTAG